A single Amphiura filiformis chromosome 19, Afil_fr2py, whole genome shotgun sequence DNA region contains:
- the LOC140140389 gene encoding uncharacterized protein yields MGSPVSPIAANIFMEALEQQAIATAPLDCRPKLWLRYVDDVIEVINKDSVQQLTDHINQVDKSGSIKFTFEQETHGSLPFLDTLIVRKEDGTVKLMVYRKPTHTDQYLNYHSHHPLHEKLGVIRSLYYRKDTIATEEEDKVEEESKESPSDLWVSELDI; encoded by the coding sequence ATGGGCAGCCCTGTTTCGCCGATAGCAGCAAACATTTTTATGGAAGCGTTAGAACAGCAGGCTATTGCTACAGCTCCCCTCGACTGTAGACCGAAGCTGTGGCTTCGTTATGTTGATGATGTCATAGAAGTAATAAACAAAGACAGCGTTCAGCAGCTGACTGACCACATCAATCAGGTTGATAAGTCTGGCTCCATAAAGTTTACGTTTGAGCAGGAAACACATGGTTCGCTTCCCTTTCTCGACACATTGATCGTAAGGAAAGAAGATGGTACGGTTAAACTCATGGTCTACCGCAAACCAACGCACACCGACCAATACCTTAATTACCATTCCCATCATCCTTTGCACGAAAAGCTTGGGGTCATACGATCGTTGTACTACAGAAAAGACACTATAGCGACAGAAGAGGAGGATAAGGTCGAAGAAGAAAGTAAAGAAAGCCCTTCAGACTTGTGGGTATCCGAGTTGGACATTTGA
- the LOC140140390 gene encoding uncharacterized protein, which yields MDTPKQKKKAVKKDETTKSKGLVVIPYVEGVSERIARTLKSYNISAAMKPHCTLRNMLVHPKDKRDPLNTTEVVYSIPCKNCNETYVGETGRKFGKRLEEHRAEADKACVNVRTRANRKASQSATNKSVITDHVLEKDHIIDWEEAKILGKEADRYKRWIKEAVKIRQQVFFGFTLCI from the exons ATGGATACACCAAAGCAGAAGAAGAAGGCAGTTAAGAAGGATGAAACTACCAAGTCAAAAGGCCTTGTCGTTATCCCCTACGTAGAGGGCGTGTCGGAGCGTATCGCGAGAACTTTGAAGAGTTACAACATCTCTGCTGCCATGAAGCCCCATTGCACCTTAAGAAACATGCTCGTGCACCCTAAAGATAAAAGGGACCCGCTCAACACCACAGAGGTTGTTTATTCCATCCCTTGCAAGAATTGCAATGAAACCTATGTCGGTGAGACGGGGAGGAAATTTGGCAAGCGATTGGAAGAACATAGGGCAGAGGCAGATAAGGCGTGTGTTAACGTTCGTACGAGGGCAAACAGGAAAGCATCTCAATCAGCTACCAATAAATCGGTCATCACAGATCATGTTCTCGAGAAAGACCACATCATTGACTGGGAGGAGGCTAAGATTTTAGGCAAAGAGGCAGACAGATACAAACGATGGATCAAAGAGGCAGTGAAAATCAGACAacagg TTTTCTTTGGTTTCACACTCTGCATCTGA